A single region of the Pecten maximus unplaced genomic scaffold, xPecMax1.1, whole genome shotgun sequence genome encodes:
- the LOC117320181 gene encoding hillarin-like has translation MGCFSSKRPKIKRNITTPPVTPEPEPEPEDEDENSSDFLFPSENAEKDEVKEEKTLQSYPKAAPINDQTKLKRGTEVKWFSNWTAQMDDDVEDPFETDSDMPEIRTKQDVDKHARQAPSALNSSFANLIAYLTGDLDDSDRPEVFKARALMVWLSIQDVDSKEVKRKVGNTDTPEGYITLLAQRRTTYSTVFLVLCRKAKIQCTQIDGICKAGDYEPGDENLRGLCNWNAIFVEGDWNIVHPFWICRCIVGRKAGGWIKLEAGGKTIGKKEVEAIGIMKNAFEEYYFMTDPKEFIYMCHPTEDKWQLVKHTVTKQQFLDQAYLLPPFFGLGLVMKSKDACVYQATDGEVIIKLEAPAKNANAIDMHYEFLLKEGSEEHKLEEKDLLSMESMPRLVAMIRCGERWKIRVRFPVEGTYKLRIFGAPNKTPLLRLGEFRLDCTSRRKECIPLPIDPKEVGFGPGPAAERSGLLFPSHRNGQYPLLRDKEMRFTFHLEEETVRNINVRTDLITTQYVNGKLQQRTLQSSVHTDVQRRKRELSITCKIAEDGEYALTISTVMTESSNSYRNVCNYLLSSDLTPNKENNYVRFAKNNLRKVLASKDDSRSDTDVIEEIKTALEKCRTQKVPGDDEEVESGKIRLEFLLFKIDIHDANLRQNWHVTERTVRRLQQSRFAHTFRKKIADLSQERDKLAKEREDRL, from the exons G GTAAAAGAGGAAAAGACGTTACAATCATATCCAAAAGCAGCTCCAATCAATGACCAAACGAAGCTAAAACGGGGTACAGAAGTAAAATGGTTCTCAAACTGGACAGCGCAGATGGATGATGACGTCGAAGACCCTTTCGAGACCGACTCAGATATGCCAGAAATACGTACGAAGCAAGATGTAGACAAACATGCTCGACAG GCACCTTCTGCATTAAACAGCAGCTTTGCTAACCTTATAGCTTACTTGACCGGCGACCTTGATGACTCTGACCGACCCGAGGTGTTTAAAGCTAGAGCATTGATGGTGTGGCTAAGCATTCAAGATGTCGACTCAAAGGAAGTGAAACGTAAAGTTGGAAACACAGACACACCTGAGGGATATATTACACTTCTGGCCCAGAGGAGGACGACATACTCGACGGTTTTCTTGGTGCTATGCAG AAAGGCTAAGATACAATGTACTCAGATTGATGGCATATGTAAAGCAGGAGATTATGAGCCAGGAGATGAAAACCTAAGAGGGTTATGTAACTGGAACGCCATCTTTGTAGAAGGTGACTGGAACATTGTACATCCTTTCTGGATCTGCAGATGCATTGTTGGTAGAAAAGCCGGTGGTTGGATCAAACTTGAAGCAGGAGGTAAAACTATCGGCAAGAAAGAAGTGGAGGCTATAGGAATAATGAAAAACGCATTTGAAGAATACTACTTTATGACCGATCCGAAGGAATTCATCTATATGTGTCACCCAACGGAAGACAAATGGCAGTTAGTCAAACACACCGTGACAAAGCAGCAGTTTTTGGACCAGGCGTACCTTTTGCCACCATTTTTCGGTCTCGGTTTGGTCATGAAATCAAAGGACGCTTGTGTGTATCAAGCCACGGACGGAGAAGTTATTATCAAATTAGAGGCTCCTGCAAAAAACGCAAACGCGATCGACATGCATTACGAGTTCTTGCTGAAGGAAGGGAGTGAGGAACACAAGCTAGAAGAAAAGGATTTGCTTTCGATGGAATCTATGCCAAGGTTAGTTGCAATGATCAGATGCGGTGAAAGGTGGAAGATCCGAGTCCGTTTTCCAGTGGAAGGAACCTACAAACTGCGAATATTTGGTGCACCCAACAAAACCCCACTTCTTCGTCTTGGTGAGTTTAGACTCGATTGTACATCTCGTCGAAAAGAATGCATACCTCTACCGATAGATCCCAAGGAAGTAGGGTTTGGTCCCGGACCAGCTGCTGAACGTTCTGGACTTTTGTTCCCGTCACACAGAAATGGACAATATCCACTTTTAAGGGACAAGGAAATGAGATTCACGTTCCACCTCGAAGAAGAGACGGTAAGAAACATTAATGTGAGAACCGATCTAATCACGACACAATATGTGAACGGGAAGCTTCAACAGCGTACTTTGCAATCTTCAGTCCACACCGATGTCCAGAGGAGGAAAAGAGAGCTGTCAATCACATGTAAAATAGCTGAAGATGGAGAATACGCTCTTACAATCTCAACAGTAATGACAGAATCGTCGAATTCGTACAGAAACGTCTGCAATTATCTCCTATCGTCGGATTTAACGCCAAATAAGGAG AACAATTATGTGAGATTCGCAAAAAACAATCTTCGTAAAGTGTTAGCATCTAAAGACGACTCCAGATCAGACACTGATGTAATCGAGGAAATAAAAACAGCATTAGAAAAGTGTAGAACGCAGAAAGTCCCAGGAGACGACGAAGAAGTAGAATCTGGAAAAATCAGATTGGAGtttcttctttttaaaattG ATATACACGACGCCAACCTCCGACAGAACTGGCACGTAACAGAGAGAACTGTACGCCGGCTGCAGCAATCACGATTTGCTCATACGTTTCGGAAGAAAATCGCGGATTTGTCGCAAGAAAGAGACAAACTAGCAAAGGAACGAGAGGACAGGTTATAA